Proteins from a genomic interval of Colletes latitarsis isolate SP2378_abdomen chromosome 12, iyColLati1, whole genome shotgun sequence:
- the LOC143349092 gene encoding uncharacterized protein LOC143349092: MRKVDPPSPIAPPNAYYIPHHPVIRQTSQTTRLCVVFNASSRTSNGKSLNQHLHSGPKLQQDLIAILIRCRQFQYVYAADIERMYRQILVHPHEIDFQRILWREFPSAPIDEYQLLTVTYGTTPAPYLALRVLRQLIEDEGFSYPDAVQVLSYQAYVDDFLFGSDDLTSLRLIRNQTILLVQAAG, encoded by the coding sequence ATGCGAAAGGTGGATCCACCGTCGCCCATAGCACCTccaaatgcttattacattcCGCACCATCCTGTTATTCGCCAAACTAGTCAAACGACGCGTCTTTGCGTTGTTTTCAACGCTTCCAGTCGCACTTCAAATGGCAAATCCCTTAATCAACATTTGCACAGTGGGCCAAAACTCCAACAGGACCTGATCGCAATCCTGATTCGCTGTCGTCAATTCCAATATGTCTACGCGGCCGACATCGAAAGAATGTATCGGCAGATCCTCGTTCACCCTCACGAGATCGACTTTCAGCGCATCCTTTGGCGCGAGTTTCCTTCTGCTCCGATTGACGAATACCAGCTGCTCACGGTAACATATGGTACAACTCCAGCGCCATATCTCGCTCTCAGAGTGTtgagacaattaatcgaggacGAAGGTTTCTCCTACCCGGACGCAGTGCAAGTTTTAAGCTACCAAGCGTACGTTGACGACTTCCTCTTTGGAAGTGACGACCTCACGTCACTGCGCCTGATCCGCAACCAGACGATCCTATTGgttcaagcagctggctag